One stretch of Priestia megaterium DNA includes these proteins:
- a CDS encoding FtsK/SpoIIIE family DNA translocase, translating to MAKKKRRGQIKKDEWKRILRFELIGLFLLALTLIAMAGLGAVGQALVLVVRLFIGEWYMLCLIGMVVLSVYIIWKREMPPLVTRQLIGTYLIILSILLFSHVTLFENLSKNGTFTDPSVIMNTWDLYMLEATGQSNHSDLGGGMIGAIMFAMFYYLFDSLGTELIAALLIVIGVLLITGRSLHETVLKLLSPLVNFLTTELKEGWQDIQTWKHKKKKAPKTTKKRRQEKAVQEPEESMKIEVEAPSPPIIEHFDYGEEESSQSPAAPESPVPPVMESKPVAAAPQQPRPQKEQEEEKAPMITFTETENKEYELPPIKLLTMPKKSNQAKEHKNIYKNAEKLEKTFQSFGVKAKVAKVHLGPAVTKYEVYPDVGVKVSKIVNLSDDLALALAAKDIRIEAPIPGKSAVGIEVPNEEVAMVSLREVLEATENNRPDKKLLVGLGRDISGEAVLAELNKMPHMLVAGATGSGKSVCINGIIISILMRTKPHEVKLMMIDPKMVELNMYNGIPHLLAPVVTDPKKASQALKKVVSEMERRYELFSHSGTRNIEGYNDLVKRMNDDGDADAKQPTLPYIVVIVDELADLMMVASSDVEDSITRLAQMARAAGIHLIIATQRPSVDVITGVIKANIPSRIAFSVSSQTDSRTILDMGGAEKLLGRGDMLFMPVGASKPVRVQGAFLSDEEVEEIVDFVIAQQKAQYQEEMIPTDAPEQVDDFTDELYDEAVQLVAEMQTASVSMLQRRFRIGYNRAARLIDAMEERGVVGPYEGSKPRSVLISQQNEDVGS from the coding sequence ATGGCAAAGAAAAAACGAAGAGGTCAAATAAAAAAGGATGAATGGAAACGCATATTACGCTTTGAGCTTATTGGCTTATTTTTATTAGCGTTAACGTTAATTGCCATGGCAGGACTTGGTGCTGTAGGACAGGCTCTTGTACTAGTGGTCCGCTTATTTATTGGTGAATGGTATATGCTGTGTTTAATCGGGATGGTTGTTTTATCTGTTTATATTATTTGGAAAAGAGAAATGCCTCCTTTAGTGACGCGGCAGCTTATCGGTACATATCTCATTATTTTATCTATTTTACTTTTTAGTCATGTGACGTTATTTGAAAATTTATCAAAAAACGGAACGTTTACAGATCCGTCTGTCATTATGAACACGTGGGATTTGTATATGCTCGAAGCGACGGGCCAATCGAATCACAGTGATTTAGGCGGAGGGATGATTGGTGCTATTATGTTTGCCATGTTCTACTATCTGTTTGATAGCTTAGGAACAGAACTTATCGCTGCCTTGCTTATTGTGATTGGGGTACTGCTTATCACCGGACGTTCGCTTCACGAAACGGTATTAAAACTTCTGTCGCCTCTAGTGAATTTTTTAACAACGGAGTTAAAAGAAGGCTGGCAAGATATTCAGACGTGGAAACATAAGAAGAAAAAAGCTCCTAAAACAACAAAAAAGAGACGCCAAGAAAAAGCTGTTCAAGAACCCGAAGAAAGCATGAAAATAGAAGTAGAAGCACCTTCGCCGCCAATTATTGAACACTTTGACTACGGAGAGGAAGAGTCTAGTCAATCTCCTGCTGCTCCTGAATCTCCGGTGCCGCCGGTTATGGAATCGAAGCCTGTAGCTGCTGCACCGCAACAGCCAAGGCCGCAAAAGGAACAGGAAGAAGAAAAAGCTCCTATGATTACATTTACTGAAACGGAAAATAAAGAGTATGAGCTTCCTCCTATCAAGCTATTAACGATGCCAAAGAAAAGCAACCAGGCAAAAGAGCATAAAAACATTTATAAAAATGCCGAAAAACTTGAAAAAACGTTTCAAAGTTTCGGCGTAAAAGCAAAAGTGGCAAAAGTTCACCTTGGACCAGCTGTTACAAAATATGAAGTATATCCTGATGTAGGAGTAAAAGTAAGTAAGATTGTCAATTTAAGTGATGACCTAGCACTTGCATTAGCTGCCAAAGATATTCGGATTGAAGCTCCAATTCCCGGGAAATCAGCGGTAGGAATTGAAGTGCCGAACGAAGAAGTAGCGATGGTTTCACTTAGAGAAGTACTTGAAGCAACTGAAAATAACCGACCGGATAAAAAGCTATTAGTTGGTTTAGGAAGAGATATTTCAGGCGAAGCTGTGCTAGCAGAGCTTAATAAAATGCCTCATATGCTTGTAGCAGGGGCAACAGGAAGCGGAAAAAGTGTGTGTATCAACGGTATTATTATTAGTATTTTAATGAGAACAAAGCCTCATGAAGTAAAATTAATGATGATTGACCCTAAAATGGTTGAGCTGAATATGTACAATGGTATTCCGCATTTATTGGCTCCTGTCGTAACAGATCCGAAAAAAGCTTCTCAAGCCTTAAAGAAAGTTGTAAGTGAAATGGAGCGACGTTATGAGCTATTTTCACACAGCGGAACGAGAAACATTGAAGGATATAACGATTTAGTAAAACGTATGAATGATGATGGAGACGCCGATGCAAAACAGCCGACTCTTCCTTATATTGTGGTAATTGTCGATGAGTTGGCTGACTTGATGATGGTTGCTTCATCTGACGTCGAAGATTCGATCACACGTCTTGCTCAAATGGCTCGTGCTGCCGGCATTCATTTGATTATTGCTACACAGCGACCATCAGTAGATGTTATTACTGGGGTTATTAAAGCAAACATTCCTTCCCGAATCGCTTTTAGTGTATCTTCACAAACTGACTCTCGTACGATCTTAGATATGGGAGGAGCTGAGAAGCTTCTAGGAAGAGGAGATATGCTGTTCATGCCTGTTGGAGCTTCAAAACCTGTGCGTGTGCAAGGTGCCTTTTTATCAGATGAAGAAGTAGAAGAGATTGTTGATTTTGTAATTGCACAGCAAAAAGCACAGTATCAAGAAGAAATGATTCCAACCGATGCTCCTGAACAAGTCGATGATTTTACAGATGAGCTATATGACGAAGCGGTTCAGCTTGTAGCAGAAATGCAAACAGCTTCTGTTTCCATGCTCCAGCGACGCTTTCGAATTGGCTATAACCGGGCTGCACGCTTAATTGATGCCATGGAAGAGCGTGGAGTGGTGGGACCTTATGAAGGAAGTAAGCCGCGTTCCGTGCTGATTTCTCAGCAAAATGAGGATGTTGGATCTTAA
- a CDS encoding YlzJ-like family protein, translating to MILYTMMPQELIFQQSYHQEQSQPKLINHNGIPVIVEENEQKQQQIVRILSTNPQDYLNENYYPGQILS from the coding sequence ATGATTTTGTATACAATGATGCCGCAAGAACTGATCTTTCAGCAGTCTTATCATCAAGAACAATCTCAGCCAAAGCTTATTAACCATAATGGAATCCCGGTTATTGTTGAAGAAAATGAACAAAAGCAACAGCAAATTGTGAGGATTTTAAGCACGAATCCTCAAGATTATTTGAATGAAAATTATTATCCTGGTCAAATTTTGTCGTAA
- a CDS encoding ClpP family protease, translating to MFENNERLHSDEAPQQPNKNEESKGGILDKIQQLGQTNVAQLPQDSNIHCLTIVGQIEGHMQLPPQNKTTKYEHVIPQIVAIEQNPKIEGLLIILNTVGGDVEAGLAIAEMIASLSKPSVSIVLGGGHSIGVPIAVSTDYSYIAGTATMTIHPIRLTGLVIGVPQTFEYLDKMQERVINFVREHSHISEEKFKELMFSKGNLTRDIGTNVVGGDAVSYGLINEVGGVAQAIKKLNELIEQGRQNEEQLLQ from the coding sequence ATGTTTGAAAATAACGAAAGATTACATTCTGATGAAGCGCCTCAGCAGCCTAATAAAAATGAAGAAAGCAAGGGCGGAATATTAGATAAAATTCAACAATTAGGACAGACCAACGTGGCTCAGCTTCCTCAGGATTCTAATATTCACTGTTTAACGATTGTAGGACAAATCGAAGGGCACATGCAGCTGCCTCCTCAAAACAAAACGACAAAATATGAGCATGTCATCCCGCAAATTGTGGCGATCGAACAAAATCCAAAAATTGAAGGATTGCTTATTATCTTGAATACAGTAGGTGGAGATGTAGAAGCGGGTCTTGCAATTGCTGAAATGATTGCTTCGTTATCCAAGCCTTCTGTGTCCATTGTGTTAGGAGGCGGACATTCAATCGGTGTTCCAATTGCGGTTTCAACTGATTATTCGTATATTGCCGGTACAGCGACCATGACCATTCATCCTATTCGCTTAACGGGTCTTGTTATTGGTGTACCGCAAACATTTGAATACTTAGATAAAATGCAAGAGCGCGTGATTAACTTTGTGAGAGAACATTCTCATATTTCAGAAGAAAAGTTTAAAGAACTTATGTTTTCAAAAGGGAACTTAACGCGTGATATCGGGACAAATGTAGTTGGCGGAGATGCTGTTTCATACGGGTTAATTAACGAAGTAGGCGGAGTTGCTCAAGCGATCAAAAAATTGAATGAACTGATTGAGCAAGGACGTCAGAATGAAGAGCAGCTGCTGCAATGA
- a CDS encoding ribonuclease J: MVLEKTENIKISALGGVGELGKNMYVVEINENIYVLDAGSKFPGGEMLGIDIVIPDITYLVENQQNVKGIFVTHGHEEQIGAIPFILQKLDVPVYGTELTLALIKEKLKEYGIKKYEALHPITSSTVLSFDGVDISFFRTQHSIQDSVGICLQTNQGAIVYTGDFKFDQNSVSIQSADIGKMAAIGEKGVLCLLSDSTNADKPGYTVSEAVIGQNITDAFYKSKGRIIVAAYSSNLHRIQQIIHAAYQHGRNLIVMEKSMLKIIDIAAKLGHLQLPEDLIVPVQKLKDLPEHETVILTTGHHGEPILGLTRMAKQSHKFIQIKQDDTVLLAATPVAGHETTFSKTIDVIFRLGASVVFAQKKVQASGHGSQEELKFMINLTKPKYVMPVNGEYRKQKAYAKLAGQLGLSEDHICLLEKGERVEFKDARMYPSGSIQAGNTLIDGLGVGDIGNIVLRDRRLLSQDGILTVVVTINKRQKTVVAGPEIISRGFVYVRESEKLLEEATKIVQQILEKCMEDKVIEWSSLKLKMRESLNQFLYEKTRRKPMILPIIMEI, from the coding sequence ATGGTACTAGAAAAGACAGAAAATATTAAAATTTCAGCCTTGGGTGGAGTCGGAGAGCTTGGAAAAAACATGTATGTGGTGGAAATCAATGAAAACATATATGTGTTAGATGCAGGATCAAAGTTTCCGGGAGGAGAAATGTTGGGAATTGATATTGTCATTCCGGACATTACATATTTAGTAGAAAATCAGCAGAACGTAAAAGGCATATTTGTTACTCATGGACACGAAGAGCAAATTGGCGCTATTCCCTTTATACTTCAAAAATTGGATGTGCCTGTATATGGTACAGAATTAACGCTAGCACTTATCAAAGAAAAGTTAAAAGAGTATGGAATTAAAAAATATGAAGCTTTACATCCTATCACTTCGTCAACGGTTTTATCGTTTGATGGAGTGGATATTTCATTTTTCAGAACGCAGCACAGTATACAAGATTCAGTCGGCATTTGTTTACAAACAAATCAAGGTGCGATTGTATATACAGGTGATTTTAAATTTGATCAAAATTCAGTCAGCATTCAAAGCGCTGATATCGGAAAAATGGCTGCCATTGGGGAAAAAGGCGTACTGTGTTTGCTTTCAGACAGTACAAATGCGGATAAGCCAGGCTACACAGTTTCCGAAGCCGTCATCGGACAAAATATTACCGACGCTTTTTATAAAAGCAAAGGTCGAATCATTGTTGCTGCATACAGTTCCAATCTGCACCGTATTCAGCAAATCATTCATGCCGCATATCAGCACGGCCGTAACCTGATCGTTATGGAAAAAAGTATGCTGAAAATCATTGATATTGCAGCAAAACTTGGACATTTGCAGCTGCCTGAGGATTTAATTGTTCCTGTACAAAAGCTAAAAGATCTTCCAGAACATGAAACGGTTATTTTAACAACAGGTCATCACGGAGAGCCGATTTTAGGTCTTACTCGAATGGCTAAACAGTCCCATAAATTTATTCAAATCAAACAAGATGATACGGTCTTGCTGGCTGCTACACCTGTGGCGGGGCACGAAACGACCTTTTCAAAAACAATTGACGTCATCTTTCGTTTAGGAGCAAGCGTAGTGTTTGCTCAGAAAAAAGTGCAGGCTTCCGGACACGGCAGTCAAGAAGAATTAAAATTTATGATTAACTTAACAAAGCCGAAATATGTCATGCCTGTGAATGGAGAGTATCGAAAACAAAAAGCTTATGCAAAGCTGGCCGGTCAATTAGGATTATCAGAAGATCATATTTGTTTGCTTGAAAAAGGTGAGCGAGTTGAATTTAAAGATGCTCGCATGTACCCTAGCGGTTCTATTCAAGCGGGAAATACGCTCATTGATGGACTAGGCGTCGGTGATATTGGAAATATCGTTCTGAGAGATCGCAGGCTGCTGTCACAGGACGGAATCTTAACGGTAGTAGTGACGATTAATAAACGCCAAAAAACAGTAGTAGCGGGGCCAGAAATCATCTCCCGCGGATTCGTCTATGTAAGAGAATCAGAAAAGCTTTTAGAAGAAGCAACGAAGATTGTTCAGCAAATTTTAGAAAAGTGTATGGAAGACAAAGTAATCGAGTGGTCTTCATTAAAATTAAAAATGAGAGAAAGTTTAAATCAATTTTTATATGAAAAAACCCGTCGTAAACCGATGATTTTACCGATTATCATGGAAATCTAA
- the dapA gene encoding 4-hydroxy-tetrahydrodipicolinate synthase has protein sequence MIDFGKVATAMVTPFDHKGNIDFEKTTQLINYLISNGSDALVIAGTTGESPTLSTEEKLALFRHSVKVVDGRVPVVAGTGSNNTYASIELTKKAEEIGVDAIMIVAPYYNKPNQEGLYQHFKTIAESTELPVMLYNIPGRSVINMSVDTIVRLAELPNVVALKDASGDLDAMTAIIAQTSDDFALYSGDDGLTLPVLAIGGTGIISVAAHVIGNEMQEMVKLYESGNPKEAAKIHQRIVPVMKSLFAAPSPTPVKTALQLKGLDVGSVRLPLVPLTEEERQTLVSTLNTL, from the coding sequence ATGATTGATTTTGGGAAAGTCGCAACAGCGATGGTAACGCCTTTTGATCATAAAGGAAATATTGATTTTGAAAAAACAACGCAGCTTATTAACTATTTAATCAGCAACGGTTCGGATGCGTTGGTTATTGCAGGAACAACGGGTGAATCTCCTACGCTTTCAACAGAAGAAAAGCTGGCGCTGTTCCGCCACTCAGTAAAGGTAGTAGATGGCCGTGTACCTGTTGTTGCAGGTACAGGAAGCAACAATACGTATGCATCAATTGAATTAACGAAAAAGGCAGAAGAAATCGGCGTAGATGCGATTATGATTGTAGCACCTTATTATAATAAGCCAAATCAGGAAGGCTTATATCAGCACTTTAAAACAATTGCTGAAAGTACAGAGCTGCCTGTCATGTTATACAATATTCCAGGGCGATCCGTGATCAATATGTCTGTTGATACAATTGTACGCCTAGCTGAACTGCCGAATGTTGTAGCGTTAAAAGATGCAAGCGGAGACCTTGACGCAATGACAGCTATTATCGCACAAACAAGCGATGATTTTGCTTTATACAGCGGTGATGATGGCTTAACACTACCGGTATTAGCAATTGGAGGAACTGGCATTATTTCTGTTGCCGCTCACGTTATTGGAAATGAAATGCAAGAGATGGTTAAGTTGTATGAGTCAGGAAATCCGAAAGAAGCAGCAAAAATTCATCAGCGTATTGTACCTGTTATGAAATCTCTTTTTGCGGCTCCAAGTCCAACGCCTGTTAAAACAGCTTTACAGCTAAAAGGATTAGACGTAGGATCGGTACGATTACCTTTAGTTCCGTTAACGGAAGAAGAACGCCAAACGTTAGTCAGCACATTAAATACGCTATAA
- the dapG gene encoding aspartate kinase: MKIIVQKFGGTSVRNEEGRARAIYHLNNALSEGYKVVVVVSAMGRKGEPYATDTLLSLVDGNKASLNKRELDMLMACGELISSVVFTNLLNENGIKATALNGAQAGFVTNDDFTNAKILEMKCDRLLKELEEYDVVVVTGFQGATTEGDTTTLGRGGSDTSASALGAALMADYIDIFTDVEGVMTADPRIVEDARPLSVVTYNEICNMAYQGAKVVHPRAVEIAMQAKVPMRVRSTYADSAGTLVTSQGEAQQRGSDVQERLVTGIAHVSNVTQIKVFSKEGHYDTQAEVFKAMAQEKISVDFINISPKGVVYTVTDEATDKAIDVLHALGYEPAVIRNCAKVSTVGAGIAGVPGVTSKIVIALSGEGIQILQSADSHTTIWVLVKEEDLKKAVNALHGAFDLSKAPQKR; encoded by the coding sequence ATGAAAATAATCGTCCAAAAATTTGGAGGAACTTCCGTTCGTAACGAAGAAGGAAGAGCGAGAGCAATTTATCATTTAAATAATGCTTTAAGTGAGGGTTACAAAGTAGTCGTTGTTGTATCGGCAATGGGACGAAAAGGTGAGCCGTATGCAACGGATACATTGCTTTCACTTGTTGATGGAAATAAAGCGTCTCTTAATAAACGTGAGCTTGATATGCTTATGGCATGCGGAGAATTAATTTCATCGGTTGTGTTTACGAATTTATTAAACGAAAATGGTATTAAAGCTACAGCATTAAACGGTGCACAGGCTGGGTTTGTGACGAATGATGATTTTACCAATGCCAAGATACTAGAAATGAAATGCGACCGTTTGTTAAAAGAATTAGAAGAATATGATGTCGTTGTTGTAACAGGCTTTCAAGGGGCAACTACTGAAGGTGATACAACAACACTTGGACGCGGAGGTAGCGATACATCTGCTTCAGCTTTAGGTGCAGCTCTTATGGCTGATTACATTGACATTTTCACGGATGTAGAAGGTGTGATGACAGCGGACCCGCGTATTGTAGAAGATGCAAGACCGCTATCCGTTGTCACATATAACGAAATATGCAACATGGCTTATCAAGGTGCAAAAGTAGTTCACCCACGTGCCGTAGAGATTGCCATGCAGGCAAAAGTACCGATGCGCGTCCGTTCCACGTATGCTGATTCAGCAGGTACGCTCGTTACATCTCAAGGTGAAGCACAGCAGCGTGGAAGTGATGTGCAAGAACGCCTTGTAACAGGCATCGCGCACGTATCCAACGTCACTCAAATTAAAGTTTTTAGTAAAGAAGGCCATTATGATACGCAAGCAGAAGTATTCAAAGCAATGGCACAAGAAAAAATCAGCGTAGATTTTATCAATATTTCACCGAAGGGTGTTGTATATACGGTAACAGATGAAGCAACTGACAAAGCGATTGATGTGCTTCATGCGCTAGGGTATGAGCCGGCTGTTATTCGCAACTGTGCCAAAGTGTCAACGGTTGGAGCAGGAATTGCAGGGGTGCCTGGTGTTACATCTAAAATTGTTATAGCCCTTTCTGGCGAAGGTATTCAGATTTTACAATCTGCTGACAGCCATACGACGATTTGGGTGCTTGTAAAAGAAGAGGATTTAAAGAAAGCCGTTAATGCTCTTCATGGTGCCTTTGACTTGTCAAAAGCACCGCAAAAGAGATAA
- the asd gene encoding aspartate-semialdehyde dehydrogenase: MTRELHVAVVGATGAVGQQMIKTLQERNFPVGKLTLLSSARSAGKKVLFNGEEVVVQEATPDSFEGVDIALFSAGGSISKALAPEAVKRGAIVVDNTSAYRMDENVPLVVPEVNEEALHAHNGIIANPNCSTIQMVAALQPLRETYGLSKVLVSTYQAVSGAGAAAINELKEQAKAILEEKEFTPEILPVGGDKKHYQIAFNAIPQIDKFQDNGFTFEEMKMINETKKIMSMPELPVAATCVRLPVVTGHSESVYIEIEKDGVTVADVKNLLADAPGIVLQDDPENQVYPMPADCVGKRDVFVGRIRKDLDRDNGFHMWIVSDNLLKGAAWNSVQIAESLIKLSLVK, encoded by the coding sequence ATGACAAGAGAATTACATGTAGCAGTAGTAGGAGCAACAGGTGCAGTAGGACAACAAATGATTAAAACCCTACAGGAGCGTAATTTTCCAGTTGGTAAATTAACGTTATTATCTTCAGCTCGTTCAGCTGGTAAAAAAGTGTTGTTTAACGGAGAAGAAGTTGTTGTGCAAGAAGCAACTCCTGATAGCTTTGAAGGCGTAGACATTGCTTTATTCAGTGCAGGCGGGAGCATTTCAAAAGCACTTGCACCAGAGGCAGTAAAACGCGGAGCAATCGTTGTAGACAACACAAGCGCTTATCGAATGGATGAAAATGTCCCGTTAGTTGTGCCGGAAGTGAATGAAGAAGCATTACACGCACATAACGGAATCATTGCTAATCCAAACTGCTCTACAATTCAAATGGTTGCAGCATTACAGCCATTACGCGAAACATACGGCTTATCTAAAGTGCTAGTATCAACGTATCAAGCCGTTTCTGGAGCAGGCGCTGCTGCAATTAATGAATTAAAAGAACAAGCTAAAGCTATTTTAGAAGAAAAAGAGTTTACACCGGAAATTTTACCGGTTGGTGGAGATAAAAAACATTATCAAATTGCTTTTAATGCCATTCCGCAAATTGATAAATTTCAAGATAACGGTTTTACATTTGAAGAAATGAAAATGATTAATGAAACGAAGAAAATTATGAGCATGCCTGAATTGCCAGTAGCTGCTACTTGTGTTCGTCTACCGGTTGTAACAGGTCATTCAGAGTCAGTGTACATTGAAATTGAAAAAGACGGTGTAACGGTAGCTGATGTGAAAAATTTATTGGCTGATGCACCTGGTATCGTATTGCAAGATGATCCAGAAAATCAAGTATATCCAATGCCAGCAGATTGTGTAGGTAAACGAGATGTGTTTGTCGGCCGTATTCGTAAAGATTTAGATCGCGATAACGGTTTCCATATGTGGATCGTTTCTGATAACTTGTTAAAAGGTGCAGCTTGGAATTCTGTACAAATTGCAGAATCACTTATTAAGCTTAGCTTAGTAAAATAA
- a CDS encoding dipicolinate synthase subunit B gives MSLKGKRIGFGLTGSHCTYDAVMPEIEKLVNLGAEVLPVVSYTVQSTNTRFGDGEDWVKKIEELTGHAVINTIVKAEPLGPKIPLDCMVVAPITGNTMSKFANAMTESPVLMAAKATLRNNKPVVLGISTNDALGLNGVNLMRLMATKNIYFIPFGQDDPVLKPNSMVARMTMLSDTVYAALEDKQIQPVIVERFRDGQES, from the coding sequence ATGTCATTAAAAGGTAAAAGAATAGGATTCGGCTTGACGGGATCTCACTGTACGTATGATGCGGTTATGCCGGAAATTGAAAAGCTTGTTAATTTGGGAGCAGAAGTGTTACCGGTTGTTTCTTACACTGTACAATCCACAAATACTCGTTTTGGAGATGGTGAAGACTGGGTGAAGAAAATTGAGGAATTAACGGGTCACGCCGTCATCAATACAATTGTAAAAGCAGAGCCTTTAGGACCAAAAATTCCGCTTGATTGTATGGTGGTTGCCCCAATCACTGGGAATACGATGAGTAAGTTTGCGAATGCAATGACTGAATCTCCGGTACTCATGGCAGCTAAAGCAACGCTTCGTAATAATAAGCCGGTGGTACTGGGAATTTCGACTAATGACGCACTAGGGCTAAATGGTGTAAACTTAATGAGGCTAATGGCGACTAAAAATATTTATTTTATTCCATTTGGTCAAGATGACCCGGTGCTTAAGCCGAATTCAATGGTAGCGCGTATGACGATGTTATCAGACACGGTGTACGCAGCGCTTGAAGATAAACAGATTCAGCCTGTTATTGTCGAAAGGTTCCGCGACGGTCAAGAGTCATAG
- the dpaA gene encoding dipicolinic acid synthetase subunit A — MLTDLHIAVIGGDARQLEVIRKLIQLDAKTSLIGFDQLDHGFTGATKYQIEELDFSDVDAIILPVPGTNHEGQVDTIFSNEKVVLTEEILKKTPEHCIIYSGISNGYLNELVKTTNRKLVQLFERDDVAIYNSIPTVEGTIMLVIQHTDFTIHGSNISVLGLGRVGMSVARSFAALGANVKVGARKSEHLARIAEMGLQPFYLSELDKEIADSDICINTIPYPILTAKTLSNVPTHALIIDLASKPGGTDFRYAEKRGIKAILAPGLPGIVAPKTAGQIVANVLVNLLKDAADAREEKK, encoded by the coding sequence ATGTTAACGGATTTGCACATAGCTGTAATTGGCGGTGATGCTAGGCAGCTTGAAGTCATTCGAAAATTAATTCAATTAGATGCAAAAACCTCTCTTATTGGTTTTGATCAGCTAGATCATGGTTTTACAGGTGCGACGAAATATCAGATAGAGGAGCTGGATTTTTCAGATGTTGACGCCATCATCCTTCCCGTGCCTGGAACAAATCACGAAGGGCAAGTAGATACTATTTTTTCAAATGAAAAAGTAGTGTTGACTGAAGAAATACTTAAAAAAACGCCTGAGCACTGCATTATTTATTCTGGTATTAGCAATGGGTATTTAAATGAATTAGTCAAAACGACAAACCGTAAACTCGTTCAGCTATTTGAGCGTGATGATGTAGCAATTTATAACTCTATTCCTACTGTTGAAGGTACCATCATGCTTGTTATTCAACATACGGATTTTACCATTCACGGTTCAAATATTTCTGTCCTAGGTTTAGGAAGAGTAGGAATGAGCGTGGCGAGGTCCTTTGCTGCACTTGGTGCCAATGTAAAAGTAGGAGCTAGAAAATCTGAACATTTAGCACGTATTGCTGAAATGGGTTTGCAACCTTTCTATCTTTCTGAACTCGATAAAGAAATTGCTGATAGTGATATATGTATTAACACCATTCCATACCCCATCTTAACGGCTAAGACATTATCTAATGTCCCGACCCATGCGCTCATTATTGATTTAGCTTCAAAGCCTGGAGGAACCGATTTCCGCTATGCAGAAAAACGAGGAATTAAAGCTATTTTAGCACCTGGTCTTCCAGGAATTGTGGCTCCAAAAACAGCAGGTCAGATTGTCGCTAATGTATTAGTGAATTTATTAAAAGACGCTGCGGATGCAAGAGAGGAGAAAAAATAA
- a CDS encoding YlmC/YmxH family sporulation protein: MRLSELSGKEIVDVKRAERLGILGQTDLEINEHTGQINALIIPSVKWFGFRKQGDEVRVPWGNIEKIGTDMVIVNVQRLEDINNESTK, from the coding sequence ATGAGATTAAGCGAACTGAGTGGAAAAGAAATTGTAGATGTTAAGCGAGCAGAGCGTTTGGGTATTTTAGGGCAAACAGATCTTGAAATTAATGAACATACGGGACAAATTAATGCGCTTATTATTCCATCTGTGAAGTGGTTTGGGTTTCGAAAACAAGGAGATGAAGTGCGAGTGCCGTGGGGGAATATTGAAAAAATTGGTACAGATATGGTGATTGTAAATGTCCAGCGGCTAGAAGATATAAATAATGAGTCAACAAAATAA